One genomic region from Chondrinema litorale encodes:
- a CDS encoding response regulator, which produces MINKILLIDDDDIFRLTASKILKKVYPQLEIFSAKNGEEALNQLIEKPIDLDLILLDINMPIMNGWEFLDAYASKEFKNEIPIYVLSSSIDPNDKEKADNNPKVIGFIEKPLSFAKAKQLNTAS; this is translated from the coding sequence ATGATTAATAAAATACTTTTGATTGATGATGATGATATTTTCCGGCTTACAGCTTCAAAAATATTAAAGAAGGTGTATCCACAGTTAGAAATTTTCTCTGCAAAAAATGGTGAAGAAGCGCTAAATCAACTGATCGAGAAACCAATTGATCTTGATTTAATTCTTTTAGACATTAATATGCCTATTATGAATGGCTGGGAATTTTTAGATGCTTATGCTTCTAAAGAGTTTAAGAATGAAATTCCGATATATGTGCTGAGTTCTTCGATTGATCCAAACGACAAAGAAAAAGCAGACAATAACCCTAAAGTAATAGGATTTATAGAAAAGCCGCTCAGCTTTGCAAAAGCCAAGCAACTCAATACCGCATCTTAA
- a CDS encoding glycoside hydrolase family 9 protein, whose product MINKTSLFILVQLFCFQLFAQQKTEYQLNQQDYYEKPGINLMVFQDFYPDGHQGGVTVVQNGVRVVANGDLRLEPTPGQWSPVPKKGSTKIDRENNEIEVHLWYPDSTKNRTGFNPIEYPDLKFNYWVRVKPEGAGFRVQVDLEEALPDEWYDKAGFNLELFPGFYFGKSFMMDGQYGIFNRQFNGPIIKNKDELLPQPMASGKKLLIVPENKEELIVFEAESGLELLDGRAAHNNGWFIVRAALQKGKLKNAIDLLITPHAKENYLYEPVIQVSQVGYHSDQEKKVLIELDASASDYSKVQIMKVSEEGGVVKVKEGEPKVWGNFLRYKYLQFDFSEITESGIYKVLYGDKMSNPFKITSDVYDRDVWQPTLEYYLPVQMCHMRINDRYKVWHDWCHLDDALMAPIDLNHFDGYIQGASTLTNYKSMQQVPGLDVGGWHDAGDYDLRVESQATTVMRLAQMQEFFGVDYDITSVNQQSKIVEMHQPDGVADIMQQIEHGVLSIMGGYKNLGRLYRGIICSDLRQYTLLGDASSMTDNLKYDSNLSEGEKTGSTSSVADDRWVFTEENPGRELGAAAALAIASRVLKGYNDELAKECLDAAIHYWNQYNKSQPERCIDLAAELLLSTGKDEYKQFLISQENFIVKRISRTGVSIAKVRKQLAGSILLNNCIEALKTDALETEKKIAATPFGVEYSPNIWGAGWGIQSFGVKQFFLHKGFPEIYPKEPVLNALNFVLGVHPGSNTASFASGVGSSSVIVAYGVNRDEWSYIPGGSVSGTALIRPDLPELKEWPYFWQQTEYVMGGGATNFMFLVLAAQDMLKE is encoded by the coding sequence ATGATTAACAAAACAAGCTTATTTATACTCGTACAATTATTTTGCTTTCAACTTTTTGCACAACAAAAAACAGAATATCAACTCAATCAACAAGACTATTACGAAAAGCCCGGAATTAACCTCATGGTTTTTCAAGATTTTTACCCAGATGGACATCAGGGTGGAGTTACGGTTGTGCAAAATGGGGTTCGGGTTGTTGCCAATGGTGATTTAAGACTAGAACCTACACCGGGGCAATGGTCGCCAGTTCCCAAAAAAGGAAGTACGAAAATCGACAGAGAGAATAATGAAATTGAAGTGCATTTGTGGTACCCCGATTCTACAAAGAACCGCACTGGCTTTAATCCCATTGAATACCCTGACTTAAAGTTTAATTATTGGGTGAGAGTAAAGCCAGAAGGAGCTGGTTTTAGAGTACAAGTTGATTTAGAAGAGGCTCTTCCTGATGAGTGGTATGACAAAGCAGGTTTTAACCTTGAGCTTTTTCCGGGTTTCTATTTTGGTAAGTCTTTTATGATGGATGGCCAATATGGTATTTTTAATAGGCAGTTTAATGGCCCGATTATTAAGAATAAAGATGAGTTGCTACCTCAACCTATGGCTTCTGGTAAAAAGTTGCTCATAGTTCCCGAAAATAAAGAAGAACTGATTGTTTTTGAAGCGGAAAGTGGTTTGGAGTTACTAGATGGAAGAGCAGCCCATAATAATGGTTGGTTTATAGTGAGAGCTGCATTGCAAAAAGGTAAACTCAAAAATGCGATTGATCTGCTCATTACTCCTCATGCTAAAGAAAATTATTTGTACGAGCCAGTGATTCAAGTTTCACAAGTGGGTTATCATAGTGATCAAGAAAAAAAGGTGCTCATCGAATTGGATGCTAGTGCATCAGATTATTCAAAAGTACAGATCATGAAAGTTTCTGAAGAAGGAGGCGTGGTAAAAGTAAAAGAGGGTGAACCAAAAGTTTGGGGCAATTTTCTAAGATACAAATACCTACAATTCGATTTTTCAGAGATTACTGAAAGCGGCATTTACAAGGTGCTTTATGGAGATAAAATGTCGAACCCATTTAAAATTACATCTGATGTTTATGATAGAGATGTTTGGCAACCTACTTTAGAATATTACCTACCTGTGCAAATGTGCCATATGCGTATAAACGATCGGTATAAGGTTTGGCATGACTGGTGCCATCTAGATGATGCCCTAATGGCACCAATAGACTTAAACCATTTTGATGGATATATTCAGGGAGCATCTACCCTAACTAATTACAAATCTATGCAGCAAGTACCCGGCTTAGATGTAGGTGGTTGGCACGATGCCGGCGATTATGATTTGCGTGTAGAATCGCAGGCAACAACCGTAATGAGACTGGCTCAAATGCAAGAGTTTTTTGGCGTAGATTATGACATTACGAGTGTAAACCAACAAAGTAAAATTGTTGAAATGCACCAACCAGATGGCGTAGCTGACATAATGCAACAGATTGAACATGGTGTATTGAGTATTATGGGAGGCTATAAAAATTTGGGTAGATTGTATCGAGGAATTATTTGTTCAGACTTGCGACAATATACTTTGCTTGGAGATGCCAGTTCAATGACTGATAATCTAAAATATGATTCTAATCTTTCAGAAGGGGAGAAGACAGGATCAACTTCTTCTGTTGCAGATGATAGATGGGTTTTTACAGAAGAAAATCCCGGAAGAGAACTTGGAGCAGCAGCAGCATTGGCTATTGCATCTAGAGTTTTGAAAGGATACAATGACGAATTGGCAAAGGAGTGTTTGGATGCTGCTATTCACTATTGGAATCAGTACAATAAGAGCCAGCCAGAAAGGTGTATCGACTTGGCCGCAGAACTTCTGTTGAGTACTGGAAAAGATGAGTATAAGCAATTCTTAATTAGTCAAGAAAATTTTATTGTAAAAAGGATAAGTAGAACAGGTGTTTCAATAGCTAAGGTAAGAAAGCAATTAGCAGGAAGTATTTTGTTGAATAACTGTATAGAAGCTTTAAAAACAGATGCTTTAGAAACTGAAAAGAAAATAGCGGCAACTCCATTTGGAGTGGAGTACTCTCCAAATATTTGGGGTGCAGGTTGGGGTATTCAGAGCTTTGGAGTTAAACAGTTCTTTTTACACAAAGGCTTTCCAGAAATATACCCAAAAGAACCAGTATTAAATGCACTTAACTTTGTTTTAGGAGTGCATCCGGGAAGTAATACAGCTTCATTTGCTTCTGGTGTAGGTTCTAGTTCTGTAATTGTTGCTTATGGGGTAAATCGCGACGAGTGGTCATACATACCGGGAGGTTCAGTATCTGGAACTGCGCTTATTAGGCCAGATTTGCCGGAGTTAAAAGAGTGGCCTTACTTTTGGCAACAAACAGAATATGTAATGGGTGGAGGTGCTACAAATTTTATGTTTTTAGTTTTGGCAGCACAAGACATGTTAAAAGAATGA